In the genome of Salmo trutta chromosome 18, fSalTru1.1, whole genome shotgun sequence, one region contains:
- the LOC115153276 gene encoding protein bicaudal C homolog 1-B isoform X7 translates to MDETKTQIAWPSKLKIGAKSKKDPHIKVCGKRDNVREAKDRIMSVLDTKQTNRVTLKMDVSHTEHSHVIGKGGNNIKKVMEDTGCHIHFPDSNRNNQAEKSNQVSIAGQPGGVEAARAKIRELLPLVLSFELPAIVQPDPGSPTVQHISQTYNLTVSFKPPTRLYGTTGVVRGSQNNSSAVKRGTALLLEHLAGSLASAISVSTHLDIAPQHHLFMMGRNGSNIKHITQRTGAQIHFPDPNSPQKKSTVYIQGTIESVCLARQYLMGCLPLVLMFDIKEDIEVEPQCITALMEQLDVFISIKPKPKQPSKSVIVKSVERNAVNMYEARKFLLGLESNGVSSAMSPSTNGPTLICPVGLDILASAGLGLSSLGFLGASVPHSLSSSPAPNSVLNSLNSSMSPMQNPSPSTPSPSSSLWPSSLTSTQGFSSQLVMHPVAQATLSSILLSGVQGYTQNTPSPPPGLSPIDKQTNGVPDCSKGPCTINGHVKHPGSVYGRMSSASLADTVLNPNQCDSVQEASGHNPSEPHSSKSNQDEGSDTFVEVGMPRSPSHSANGNELKQMLASCKTSGKRQAVELLQGTKNSHLQYVCPELHSDCLLSDPESSASDSPVTDKRAPGSERAAERAAQQNERDRIRLAPHSSFANMQGQLEALEYEQKKLLATKAMLKKPVVTEVRTPTNTWSGLGFSKSMPAETIKELRRANHVPYKPTMSTTYEVNSDYEGSPLSLSRSGSREGVGNGSDSDNWRDRNGGGNGLPSHAEFPVSVCSPKRKQNKSAAEHYLSSSNYMDCISSITGSNGCSLQSSLKGSDLPELFSKLGLGKYTDVFQQQEIDLQTFLTLTDQDLKELGITTFGARRKMLLAISGVNDYELNKNRRKLFEAPIRSSFLEGGASGRLSRQFHADMASVSGRW, encoded by the exons cagACTAACAGGGTAACCCTTAAGATGGACGTGTCCCACACAGAGCACTCCCACGTCATCGGCAAGGGAGGCAACAACATCAAGAAGGTGATGGAGGACACGGGTTGCCACATCCACTTCCCCGACTCCAACCGCAACAACCAGGCGGAGAAGAGCAACCAG GTGTCCATTGCAGGTCAGCCAGGAGGGGTAGAGGCAGCTCGTGCCAAAATCAGG GAGCTGCTCCCTCTAGTTTTGTCGTTTGAGTTGCCAGCCATCGTGCAGCCTGACCCAGGCTCCCCCACAGTGCAGCACATCTCCCAGACCTACAACCTCACCGTATCCTTCAAGCCCCCCACACGTCTCTACGGGACCACCGGAGTGGTCCGCGGCTCCCAGAACAACTCTAGTGCCGTCAAG AGGGGCACTGCCTTGCTGCTGGAGCACCTTGCGGGAAGCCTTGCCAGTGCCATCTCAGTCAGTACCCACCTGGACATCGCCCCTCAGCACCACCTCTTCATGATGGGCCGTAACGGCAGCAACATCAAACACATCACCCAGAGAACAGGAGCCCAGATCCACTTCCCCGACCCTAACAGCCCTCAGAAGAAATCTACTGTCTACATCCAGGGCACCATCGAGTCTGTCTGCCTGGCGCGCCAGTACCTCATG GGCTGCCTGCCCCTGGTGCTGATGTTTGACATTAAAGAGGACATCGAGGTGGAGCCCCAGTGTATCACCGCTCTGATGGAGCAGCTGGATGTCTTCATCAGCATCAAGCCCAAACCAAAGCAGCCCAGCAAG TCTGTGATCGTAAAGAGTGTGGAGCGGAATGCAGTGAACATGTACGAGGCCCGGAAGTTTCTGTTGGGTCTGGAGAGCAACGGGGTGTCATCAGCCATGTCCCCCTCCACCAACGGCCCCACCCTCATCTGTCCTGTCGGCCTGGATATCCTGGCCTCAGCTGGCCTGGGGCTGAGCAGTCTGG GCTTTCTAGGTGCATCAGTGCCCCATTCTCTCAGTAGCTCCCCAGCTCCAAACTCTGTTCTCAACAGTCTGAACTCTTCCATGAGCCCTATGCAGAACCCCAGCCCCAGCACCCCGTCTCCCTCTTCCTCACTGTGGCCCAGCTCTCTCACCAGCACCCAAG GCTTTTCGTCTCAGTTGGTGATGCACCCTGTAGCCCAGGCCACTCTGAGCAGTATCCTGCTCTCTGGGGTCCAGGGGtacacccaaaacaccccctcccctccccccggGCTTTCCCCAATCGACAAGCAGACCAACGGGGTCCCTGACTGCTCCAAAGGCCCCTGTACCATCAATGGACATGTCAAG CATCCTGGCTCTGTCTATGGCAGGATGTCCAGTGCGTCACTGGCAGACACGGTTCTGAACCCCAACCAGTGTGACTCGGTCCAGGAGGCCAGCGGACACAACCCGTCAGAACCCCACTCCAGCAAGTCCAACCAAGATgaag GCTCTGACACCTTTGTGGAAGTGGGCATGCCCAGAAGCCCATCTCACTCAGCAAATGGAAACGAGCTGAAACAGATGCTGGCTTCCTGTAAGACATCAGGGAAACGGCAGGCGGTGGAGCTCCTCCAGGGGACCAAGAACTCCCATCTCCAGTATGTCTGTCCAGAGCTACA CTCAGACTGCCTACTGTCAGACCCAGAGTCGAGTGCTTCAGACAGCCCAGTGACAGATAAGAGGGCACCGGGCAGTGAGCGGGCGGCAGAGAGGGCGGCACAGCAGAACGAGAGGGACAGGATCCGCTTGGCACCACATTCTTCCTTTGCCAACATGCAGGGCCAACTAGAG GCGCTTGAATATGAACAGAAAAAGCTGTTAGCAACCAAGG cCATGTTGAAGAAGCCTGTTGTGACCGAGGTGCGGACCCCCACTAACACATGGAGTGGTCTGGGTTTCTCCAAGTCTATGCCAGCAGAGACCATCAAGGAGCTCCGCAGGGCCAACCACGTGCCCTACAAACCCACCATGAGTACCACCTACGAGGTAAACTCCGACTATGAG GGCTCCCCCCTGTCCCTTTCCCGCTCCGGCAGCAGAGAGGGGGTGGGCAACGGCAGTGACTCTGACAACTGGAGAGACAGGAATGGGGGTGGGAACGGTCTTCCCAGCCACGCCGAATTCCCAGTGTCTGTTTGCAGTCCCAAGAGGAAGCAGAACAAATCCG CTGCAGAGCACTATCTGAGCAGCAGTAACTACATGGACTGTATCTCTTCGATCACCGGGAGCAACGGGTGCAGTCTCCAGTCCTCTCTGAAAGGGTCGGACCTGCCGGAGCTGTTCAGCAAGCTGGGCCTGGGGAAATACACCGACGTGTTCCAACAGCAGGAG ATCGATCTCCAGACCTTCCTCACTCTAACAGACCAGGACCTGAAAGAGCTGGGCATCACCACATTTGGAGCACGCAGGAAAATGCTGCTTGCCATCTCCGGTGTGAATGACTATG AACTGAACAAGAACCGAAGGAAGCTGTTTGAGGCTCCTATCAGATCCTCCTTCCTGGAAGGGGGAGCCAGCGGTCGTCTGTCTCGTCAGTTCCACGCTGACATGGCTAGTGTCAGCGGTCGGTGGTAG